CAGCAAATCGCCGCGCTCGCCCTGGAGACGATCAACTATCGCCTGCACCTCGTCCTCGGACATAAATTTTGTGAGCGCCGACTTCACCTCGCCCCCGGCATTGATAGACAGCGTTACCAATCCTTTCGCACCCAGCACGCGCGCAAATTCAGTAAGCTCCTCGATCTCTTTGCGGCTGTAACCGGCTGCTCCCGGCACGCGAATGCCCTTGACTATACCGCCCGCGGCAAGCGCATTCTTAAAGACACCGAAGTTACCCGCCGCGGCCAGGTCTGAGATTTCCACCAGGGGCAGTTCAAAACGCAAATCAGGGTGATCGGTTCCGTAGCGGTCCATCACATCGGCAAAACTGAGGCGTGGAAATGGACGCTGCTTGATACGCTTATTGGTTGTGGTTTCGATCAGGAAGATCAGCAGTCCCTCGATAAGAGACATCACATCTTCTTCCGACACAAAAGCCATCTCCAGGTCAAGCTGCGTAAATTCCGGCTGGCGGTCAGCACGTTGATCCTCATCGCGGAAACAGCGCGCAATCTGGAAGTAGCGATCCATGCCTGCCACCATCAAAAGCTGCTTGAGTTGCTGCGGAGACTGGGGCAGAGCATAAAACTCTCCTGGATAGAGGCGACTGGGAACAAGATAGTCACGCGCGCCCTCCGGCGTGCTTTTCATCAGGATAGGTGTCTCGATCTCCAGGAAGCCTCGCTCGTCCAGGTAATCGCGAATGGCCTTCACCACGCGATGACGCAGGATGATATTGTCGCGTATAGAGGGACGACGCAGGTCGAGATAGCGATATTTCAGTCGCAGCGATTCATCGACGGAAATGTTATCACTAATGGGAAAAGGCGTTGTGCGCGAAGGATTGAGGATCACGATGCGGTCGGCAGCTACCTCGATAGCTCCGGTGCTTAAATTTGGATTCTCCGTTCCGGGCAGGCGGTGGACTACCGTCCCACTGACCTGGATCACATATTCTGACCGTAACTCAGAAGCGACGCGGTGTGCCTCTGGGGAACGCTCCGGGTCACAAATGACCTGTGTGATGCCGTAGCGGTCGCGGATATCGATAAAGACAAGCCCACCGTGGTCGCGCCGTCGATTTACCCAACCGGCCAGGGTAACGATCTGACCTATATTCGCTGTATTTAATTCGCCACATGTCTTTGTGCGATAATGAACCTCTAATGACATTGTTTTTATGGCTCCTTACGTAGTAACGTGGAAAAATTGCCTCCAACAATAAACAGGACATGATTTCTCACGTCCCGGCAAGATACTGCGTATTCGATTCTTGTTACTTCCCGCTGCTGTTACGAAGCACAACTATTTTGCGCCGTCGTATTAAATTGAACAAGATTTTGCCCGGCATTACTCTGGGTCAGCACGTTTAATTGCGAACTACCCGGTTGCAAAGCAATACTCTTCACCTGCGTAAAATCCTGACTCGAGACAAACTGGTTCTCCAGCTGCAGATTCACCGTCTGATTTTGCCCGGTCGATGTAGCGGAAGGAGCAGGAGTTGGGCCGCCTGAGGTAGCCGACCCATACGGCACCAGGTCAAGTAGACGATGATTCATTGAATCACCGGCATACAGATGGGTCGCATTTCCGATCTGACCAGACGATAATGTTGAAAGACCTGTCACTGTGAACGATGCGATCCCTTGCTGGCCGGGCGAGGAAGCGACAGGGACAGGAGTACCGGCGTTAAAATCTTGCGGGGATACACTCAAAGGGGCAGGAATAGAAGCGTTAAGTTCAACATTTGTTGCCGAAACCTGCTGATTCCCATTCCCCACCGGCACCTGCACGCTCAGCACACTGCCATTGTTTTGCAGCAGAAAGAGTTGCTGATTGGGAAAAGCTGTGGCACTGATAATTGTATTTGAAACAGAAAAGCTGAACTCCCTGGGTGTATTGAGCTGCCCTTTCGAGCTAAGCGTATAACTCAGAACCCGGACAGTATTTTGATTTCCTGACGCAGCTGAGAGCAGTACCACGTAGACACTCGTCTTCCAGGAGGTGATAAACACCGGTCTAAAGCTACTCATGGTCTCAGAGGCCTCAATCTCAACAGTACCAGGCGTCCCTAATTTCCCTGTCTGATCGACCTGGTAGACGCTCAGCGAGTAGCGGATGAGGCTATTTTTGACCGGCTGTGCTACAAGAGTAATCAAATACGAGCCGGTACTTGAGATCGCTGTAATATTGCTCAGGTCTGGCTGGGAATCGATAAGGCTATATTGAGAGTTTAATTGATACAGCTTTTCGTTCTTACCAGAAGTGTACCAGAAGACTGTTCCCTTGCTTGTTGACACCGGGAAGGCGCTCTGTATTTCCGTTTGCGTGCTGGTATTACTGATGGGATGCGACGTTGCGCCGATGCACGATAACAGGGTGATATTGGCCATTTTATTGTATTGCGTAATCGCATTCTTTGTTGTGGCGACCAGCGTGTTCTGAAGCTGCATATAAGTCCGGCTCTGGCCAACATCCAATTGATCATTCTTTTGCACACCTTGCAAGCTTTTTTGAGCAGAAGCGAGGTCGGCAAGCGCCTGCGAGGGGTTACTCGCTATCTCGGCCTGGGCATTTGCGATCAAGTGTTGAGCATTGGTCAAGCTTGAATTCACCGTCTGCGCACTATTCGGGCGTAAAAAATAGTATGCGCCCCCTGCCACTAAAGCGAGTACTATTATAACCAGCAGCGCCAGGGCCGGATAAAACAGGCGATTATGAACCCCGCGCGATTTTTCCAGCGCAGGCTGGGGGGCTGCAAGGCTATCGGGAGAGGCTAATGGGCCACTAATGATTTGCAGAGGGGAGCCAACGTTCGCCAGGTCGCCATTACGCGAGGGATAGGGCATAAATGATCCAGGAGGCAGGGTGGGAGATTGATCGATAGTAGCGGCATCAGCTATTTCTCGCCCGCCGATACGCACAGGATGACGCACTCCGGGCGGTTCTACGCCTACTTCCTGCACGCGCACCACAATAGCAGTGATATTATCCGGCCCGCCATTCTCATTGGCACGTTCCACCAGGTGGTACACGCTCTCCTGGGGCATAAACTGTTCAACAGTCCGCTGCAACTCCTCGTCGCTCACCAATCCTGATAGACCATCGGAGCAAAGAACCAGCGTGTCGCCTTCTTGCAACTGCTCGTGAAAAACATCGATCTCGACTTCGGCCTGCGTTCCCAGGGAACGAGTGATGACATTGCGCTGCGCGTGAGTGCGCGCCTGATCCTCGGTCAGCAAACCGGCCCGTACCTGCTCATAGACCCAGGAATGATCCTGCGATATTTGCCTGACCTGCCCACTACGCACCAGGTAAGCCCTGCTATCACCAACGTTGGCGATGTAGGCCATATTGCCACGCAGCACAGCAGCAACGCAGGTCGTGCCCATCCCACTGCGCAACATATTCTCTGCCGCTCGTTGATGAATAGCTGCATTGGCGCGCCTGATCGCCTGCACCAGCGAAAAAGCCACATCATCGCTATCGTCCTGGTAATAGGCATTACTGACCGTATCGACTGCGATTTCACTTGCCACTTCACCGGCTGCATGCCCTCCCATGCCATCGGCCACAATGAACAAGGCCCCCTTGATTGCCATCACCTGCGGATCTTTGGGGATGACATACGCCATATTATCTTCATTATGTTCGCGTTTGCGGCCAACATCTGTAAGCTGGGCAACATCAAGATGCAGTTGTTTCGCCAACGAACTTCTCTCCCTAATTCAATTGATCCCTATCGCACTATGCGGAACTGGTAGTCATTGTGGCTACCACCCCTGGCCGGGGTACACCGGCAGAGCGCAGTGGGGTTCCTGATACTGGCTATAATACACCTATGCCGAGAAAAACGCAACGCGTTGGCACTTTGGCATGGTATATTTTTCCTCCCTGTCTACCTCTTCGTGTCTTTTGAAAAAGTATACTCTTTCAAATCACAGCTTGCAAGGATACGGCCTGTTCGGATATTACTCACCTTTAACGAGAAAGATTGGGTGAACCAGAACAGATTCCATATATCGTCTCCAGGCAAGGAAAATTTGTCTCTGTTAGCCTCTATGGTCTATACTGCTTGTGAAGCAGAAGAATCCGCAACACAAGTGAAATGGACGAGAGTACCTATGAATAGGACAGCTAAACGAGCAATAGTCATATACAGTCCGCATTCAGGAAGATCCGATCAGCTCGAGCAGGCGCGGGCGCAGCTACAGCAGATGGGCATCGAGATAATCGATAGTATTGCTATCTCTGATCTGGATACGCTGCGTCCACAGGGGACCAACTGGATACAGAGAGGCATCGAGGTAGCGATTGCGGCAGGAGGTGATGGGCTGGTAGGAGGCGTGATTAACCACGTCACCGGATCAGGCCTTCCGTTGGGTATTTTACCTCTTGGAACATCAAACGATATTGCTCGCTCGCTACAGATTCCACAGTCGATACAGCAGGCGGCGGAAGTGATCGCCTATGGGAAAGTCCAGGCTATCGATATTGGCGCGGCTCGACCGGCGGAACAGGCTCCGCATCCCGCCAGTTCCGATCAACTCAGTCCGCCTGTTACCCATATTGAAGCGCAAAAGCATGCCTATTTTGCTCACGCCCTGACTGTTGGACTGAATGTGCAGTTCGCTCGCATCGCCACAAACGTGGCTACGCGCCAGCGCTTTGGGCGCCTGACCTACCCTTTTGCCGCCTTAGAGGTACTGCGCAATCATGCTCCTCTTGAAGTTGATATCCGATTTGAGGGATTGTCTTTACCGCAATCTCGGAGAACAATGGAAGAAGTAAGCGATGCCCACACAGCGACGCTTGCTACTGAGGAGAAGCCACCTGCTCTACGCTGTCGCGCGCTCCAGGTGACGGTCATCAATGCTCCGATATTTGGAGGGCAATGGCAGCTCGCCATTCCCGATGCCAGTCTCAATGATCGCCTGCTTGATATCGTAGTGATTGAAGACTTTGAATTGGGAAGGCTCAGCACGAGGTTAGCCCACCTGTTCGGGCAGAAAGTAAATAGTGATGAAGCTGTACCGGCAGGCGGAGAGGGTGAGGCAACGCGCCATCCCGGCGAGCTGACCGGTATACCCGGCATTCATCATTTACAGGCCAGAGGTGTGATGATAACAACCAGCATCGATCCCCTCGATGCCACTTTAGATGGTGAAGTGCGAGGCCAGACGCCGATGTTCGTCCATATAGCAGACGAACGATTGAAAGTGCTTATACCAGGTTAGAAAGGATACGGTCATGCGTACCACGACCCGTCTGCGCGAATTGCTGGCCGGGCCTGATCTGCTTGTTGTCCCTGGAGCATATGATGGCTTGAGCGCGCGTTTAATCGTGCAGGCAGGATTTCCTATCGTCTATATGACCGGCTTTGGCACGGCTGCCAGCGTGCTGGGACAACCAGATGTTGGCCTGCTGACGATGACTGAGATGGTACAACGCGCGGCAGCGCTGGCCGCGATTGCCGGGGATGTGCCGCTGATAGCAGATGCTGATACCGGCTACGGCAATCCGATCAATGTGCGCCGTACCATCCGCGAGTACGAACGGGCAGGCGTGGCCGGTTTGCATATTGAAGACCAGGTATGGCCGAAAAAATGCGGGCATATGGAGGGCAAGCAGGTTATCCCGATGGAGGAGATGGTGCAGAAGGTGCGCGCCGCCGTCGATGCCCGGCAAGACCCCGATTTCGTGATTATCGCGCGCACCGATGCCAACGCTGTTACCGGTTTCGAGGATGCGCTGCGACGCGGACGAGCATATCGTGAAGCAGGCGCGGATGTCATCTTCATCGAAGCGCCGCGTTCGATAACCGAACTGCGAGCAATCAAGGAAGCTTTCCCCGACGTACCGTTACTCTTCAACTGGGCAGAAAGCGGTAAGACACCGCCCCTGCCATTACCTGAAATCCGCGCACTGGGATATAAACTGGTCATCTTCCCCGTCAGCCTGCTTTTCGCGGCCACATATGCCATGTCAGAACTGCTGGAAGTCCTCAAACGCGGCGAGGTTCCGACTGTGATGAGCGACCGCATGCTGACCTTCTCGCAGTTTACCGATACCATTGGACTGCCCGCAATTCAGGAGTTAGAGAGACGCTACGGGGTCAACCAATGACCACAGCATACGAAGGAAAGCCTGGGTATGTCTAGCACCATCACACTTGTTTTCGGCCTGCTGGCAGCTATCGTTGCGCTGGCAACAGTGGCAACGCGCTTTCGTATTCCCTATGCCGTCTTACTCGTCCTGGGAGGCCTGCTCATGGGATTCATTCCTGGTCTGCCCACCATTGAGCTTAATCCAGACCTGGTCCTGTTTCTCTTTCTGCCCCCATTGGTTTACTCTTCGGCATGGCTCACTTCCTGGCGTGAATTCCGCGCGAGTTTACGCCCAATCTTGACGCTCTCGATTGGGCTGGTACTGGCCACTACCGCTATTGTAGCGATAGTGGCTCATTTCGCCGTCGGATTGTCATGGCCGGTCGCCTTTGTACTGGGAGCCGTCGTTTCGCCGACGGATGCGGTGGCCGCGAGTGCCACCGCGCAAAGCGTCGGGCTTGCCCGGCGCATTGTGACGGTAATAGAGGGTGAGAGCATGGTCAACGATGCCAGCGGACTCGTGGCCTATCGCTTCGCCGTGGCCGCCGTGGTGACCGGCAGTTTCTCGCTAGCCCAGGCAAGTTTCCAGTTTGTATTTGTTAGTATCGGCGGGTTGGTCATTGGCTTCCTGGTCGGCTGGCTGTTAGCCCGGCTGCACCAGCACCTCGATAACGCTCCCATCGAGATTGCCATCACGATATTGACCCCATTCGCGGCCTACCTTCTGGCCGAAACCCTCAACCTGTCAGGCGTTCTGGCCATTGTGGCAGCGGGTCTGTATTTGAGCCACCGCTCGGCACGCTTTTTCTCCTCCAATACGCGCCTGCAAGCCTATGCAGTCTGGGATGTGCTCGTGTTCCTGCTCAATGGCTTCGTATTCCTGCTCATCGGCCTGCAGTTGCGCAGCATCCTGAATACGGTTTCCACTCACGCGCCTCTTACCCTGATATGGGATGCCCTACTTGTTTGTTTAGCGGTCATTGTGATTCGCATCGCCTGGATCATTTCCAGCACCTACCTTTCACGAGGATTGAGCAAACTCTTACACCTTCAAGAGGTCTTCCCTACCTTGCGCGGCCTATTGATTGTCGCCTGGACAGGTATGCGTGGAGGTGTATCGC
The sequence above is a segment of the Ktedonobacteraceae bacterium genome. Coding sequences within it:
- the aspS gene encoding aspartate--tRNA ligase — translated: MSLEVHYRTKTCGELNTANIGQIVTLAGWVNRRRDHGGLVFIDIRDRYGITQVICDPERSPEAHRVASELRSEYVIQVSGTVVHRLPGTENPNLSTGAIEVAADRIVILNPSRTTPFPISDNISVDESLRLKYRYLDLRRPSIRDNIILRHRVVKAIRDYLDERGFLEIETPILMKSTPEGARDYLVPSRLYPGEFYALPQSPQQLKQLLMVAGMDRYFQIARCFRDEDQRADRQPEFTQLDLEMAFVSEEDVMSLIEGLLIFLIETTTNKRIKQRPFPRLSFADVMDRYGTDHPDLRFELPLVEISDLAAAGNFGVFKNALAAGGIVKGIRVPGAAGYSRKEIEELTEFARVLGAKGLVTLSINAGGEVKSALTKFMSEDEVQAIVDRLQGERGDLLLFVADSVKVTNDVLFRLRVRLAERLHLIDPDEMALCWVVDFPLLHYDEEGQRYEAEHNPFSGMDEAHIERLDSDPLHIRAKQYDIICNGYEVGGGSVRINVAALQHKVFSLMKMEPEQIQEQFGHMLEAFEYGAPPHGGIALGIDRLVMLFADVDNIREVIAFPKTQSAIDLMMNAPSPVDEKQLRELHLQVRAEDKKQA
- a CDS encoding Stp1/IreP family PP2C-type Ser/Thr phosphatase; protein product: MAKQLHLDVAQLTDVGRKREHNEDNMAYVIPKDPQVMAIKGALFIVADGMGGHAAGEVASEIAVDTVSNAYYQDDSDDVAFSLVQAIRRANAAIHQRAAENMLRSGMGTTCVAAVLRGNMAYIANVGDSRAYLVRSGQVRQISQDHSWVYEQVRAGLLTEDQARTHAQRNVITRSLGTQAEVEIDVFHEQLQEGDTLVLCSDGLSGLVSDEELQRTVEQFMPQESVYHLVERANENGGPDNITAIVVRVQEVGVEPPGVRHPVRIGGREIADAATIDQSPTLPPGSFMPYPSRNGDLANVGSPLQIISGPLASPDSLAAPQPALEKSRGVHNRLFYPALALLVIIVLALVAGGAYYFLRPNSAQTVNSSLTNAQHLIANAQAEIASNPSQALADLASAQKSLQGVQKNDQLDVGQSRTYMQLQNTLVATTKNAITQYNKMANITLLSCIGATSHPISNTSTQTEIQSAFPVSTSKGTVFWYTSGKNEKLYQLNSQYSLIDSQPDLSNITAISSTGSYLITLVAQPVKNSLIRYSLSVYQVDQTGKLGTPGTVEIEASETMSSFRPVFITSWKTSVYVVLLSAASGNQNTVRVLSYTLSSKGQLNTPREFSFSVSNTIISATAFPNQQLFLLQNNGSVLSVQVPVGNGNQQVSATNVELNASIPAPLSVSPQDFNAGTPVPVASSPGQQGIASFTVTGLSTLSSGQIGNATHLYAGDSMNHRLLDLVPYGSATSGGPTPAPSATSTGQNQTVNLQLENQFVSSQDFTQVKSIALQPGSSQLNVLTQSNAGQNLVQFNTTAQNSCAS
- a CDS encoding diacylglycerol kinase family protein, which produces MNRTAKRAIVIYSPHSGRSDQLEQARAQLQQMGIEIIDSIAISDLDTLRPQGTNWIQRGIEVAIAAGGDGLVGGVINHVTGSGLPLGILPLGTSNDIARSLQIPQSIQQAAEVIAYGKVQAIDIGAARPAEQAPHPASSDQLSPPVTHIEAQKHAYFAHALTVGLNVQFARIATNVATRQRFGRLTYPFAALEVLRNHAPLEVDIRFEGLSLPQSRRTMEEVSDAHTATLATEEKPPALRCRALQVTVINAPIFGGQWQLAIPDASLNDRLLDIVVIEDFELGRLSTRLAHLFGQKVNSDEAVPAGGEGEATRHPGELTGIPGIHHLQARGVMITTSIDPLDATLDGEVRGQTPMFVHIADERLKVLIPG
- a CDS encoding isocitrate lyase/PEP mutase family protein, encoding MRTTTRLRELLAGPDLLVVPGAYDGLSARLIVQAGFPIVYMTGFGTAASVLGQPDVGLLTMTEMVQRAAALAAIAGDVPLIADADTGYGNPINVRRTIREYERAGVAGLHIEDQVWPKKCGHMEGKQVIPMEEMVQKVRAAVDARQDPDFVIIARTDANAVTGFEDALRRGRAYREAGADVIFIEAPRSITELRAIKEAFPDVPLLFNWAESGKTPPLPLPEIRALGYKLVIFPVSLLFAATYAMSELLEVLKRGEVPTVMSDRMLTFSQFTDTIGLPAIQELERRYGVNQ
- a CDS encoding Na+/H+ antiporter; the protein is MSSTITLVFGLLAAIVALATVATRFRIPYAVLLVLGGLLMGFIPGLPTIELNPDLVLFLFLPPLVYSSAWLTSWREFRASLRPILTLSIGLVLATTAIVAIVAHFAVGLSWPVAFVLGAVVSPTDAVAASATAQSVGLARRIVTVIEGESMVNDASGLVAYRFAVAAVVTGSFSLAQASFQFVFVSIGGLVIGFLVGWLLARLHQHLDNAPIEIAITILTPFAAYLLAETLNLSGVLAIVAAGLYLSHRSARFFSSNTRLQAYAVWDVLVFLLNGFVFLLIGLQLRSILNTVSTHAPLTLIWDALLVCLAVIVIRIAWIISSTYLSRGLSKLLHLQEVFPTLRGLLIVAWTGMRGGVSLAAALALPLTITGGAAFPDRDLVIFLTFSVILVTLVIQGLSLSPLIRLLHLKEDNSREREHTEAHLEAARAALIRLDELSTEDWVPEDYLTRMRGMYEKKIKALNALVDGGDGAAEVLDGARLGDKRRLRQEVLEAERSTIIQLRDRGRIDDEVLREVERELDLEEQRLQTD